AGTCCGAGTGCATGTGCATGCGATTTTGCATAAATTGGGAGTAGGCGATCGCCAAAGCGCTGTTGTTGTTGCTTTACAAAAACGTTTCATTAAAAGTGACTCTCTTCTAGAAGAGTAGTAATTTCAAAGTTTTTTTGATGTTGTTTCGCAAAGGCTGAAGTAAACTCAGACTCAAGCTATCATCAAAGGTCTTTACTAGATAGTGTGCTAGTTCATTTTCATACCTCAGATAGAGACAATTACTCAAAATTTCCGCGTAAACTGCACTTGCTAATCTTGCTAGTATTCTTAATAGTTAAACGTAAACATAACTGTACTACCAAAAATAAAATCTGCTAACTTATAATCAAAATGTACTTATGGATAACTCCTCAGCGCGGCAATATTTTTACCAAGAAATCCAGCAGCCTGATGAGTATATTGATTTAGCAAGGGCAGCTTTATATATTGCTCAAGAAGAATACCCCAACCTTGATGTTGAAGAATATCTCAATGCTCTTGATACAATGGCAGCAGAGTTAGAAGAACGATTGCCACCCCAACGCTATCCGCTACGAATAATTCAAAGTATTAATCAGTATATTTACCAAGATTTAAGATTTGCGGGTAATAAAACAGATTACTATGACACCCGTAATAGCTTTTTAAATGATGTGATTGATCGGCGCTTAGGGATTCCTATTTCTTTGGCACTGGTATATATAGAAGTTTCTCGGAGAATTGATTTCCCGATGGTGGGAATAGGAATGCCTGGCCATTTTCTCATTCGTCCTGACATTCCCGAAATGGAGATTTTTGTAGATGCCTTCAATGATGGGGAAATCATGTTTCCCCAAGACTGTCAGGAAAAGCTGGCTCAAATGTATCAGTATCCTGTGTCAATCCAACCAGAATTTCTAGCAGCAGTGACGAAAAGGCAATTTTTGGCAAGAATGCTGACCAATCTCAAATATATTTATTTAAGCCAACAGGAATTGGAAAAAGCTTTAGCAATAGTAGAGAGGATTTTACTGTTGTTTCCTGACTTGGCTTTGGAATTACGCGATCGCGGACTTTTGTGCTACCAGCTCGGACGATTTTCTCAAGCAGCGAACGACTTAGAAACCTACCTAGATATAACTCCAGAAGCCCAAGACGCTTATATTATCAAAAGACTGCTGACTAAACTTGGTAGGTATTGAAGAAAGGCAAATGGCAGAGGGCAGGAGGCAGAAGGAAATTAGGACAAGGATTTGAGGGAGTTAAGGGAGGTGAGGGAGATGAGGAAGTAATAAGAGTAAATTCTTCCCCATCTTCCCTATCTCCCTCATCTCTTCCTCTCCCACTCTTCCCCTGCTCCCTCACAACCCTTGCTGTATCTCTTCTGCCACGAGCTTGAGGCGGCGTAGTTGAGCTTGCATATCTTCTTTTGTCCAACCTTCGGCAAAGGTTTTAAAACCCCAGCTTATGATCGGATTGGGAATCTCAAATTCAAAGCGGTTGAGTAGACGCGTTTTCTTATCTATCGGTTGACATTCCCAGCGATCGCGTCCATGAAAAAAACCCTCAAATTCCCACACTACCAATCCTGGTCGTCTTTCTACAACAGTACTATTTAAAGTAGGTTGGATGAAAGGTACTTGAATGACAAAGCGACTTTTACTGCCAATATCAGTATTCCATTCGCCCACAGGTTCACAACGCAATGCCGGATTCAACCAACGGTGCATCAGAATGGGATCAGTTATACAGTCTTCTACTACCGTTGCTGGAGCATTAATATCAATTGATTGCTCAAAAACTTGCATAGCAGATAATTTACATATTTTGCTCTTATATCTGCACTTTAGACTAACCCAAAATAAGGTTTGTGAAAAAGTCTAGGCAAAAATAGATTTTAATTTATTAGTGTAGCATTTATAACGTTCATAGAAGTAAAAATTTATATTGTAATAAAAAGATATTTTGAGCATTTCTCAGAAAAATGAACTGATAAATAAAAATAAAGAAAAAAACAAACCTCAATATCATTCATTGTGAAATTTACTGGTAAATTATAAAGGCAAAACACTAGTATTTTAACTGTGTGTAGCCTTATACTCCAAAAACATTACAGTGTTTTTTTGTGAGACAACTGAACTTTAATACCAAAAACCATGAATATAAATTGGCAAAGTATAACCCAAGTGATGGGATCTGGTTTGTGGATTAGGGGAGAGACTTTCTTAGCACAAGTACCAACATTACCACCACAGCAAGATGCCAGAATAAACGCTTATGTGCAAAACACTTTCCAACAAGTGACTGCATTTCTGCCTCGTTTGTTGGGGGCGGTATTAATTTTATTAATTGGTTGGTTAATTGCGGCGATCGCAGCTGCGGTGACACGAAGTCTTCTCAATCGCACACAGCTAGATAACCGGATTGCGGCTGGAGTGATGGGGCGTGAAGAAGGCAGAGAACTTCCCAAAGTGGAAGGTGTAATCTCCAGTATTGTATTTTGGGGTATTCTGCTCTTAACGATCGTTGCTGTTTTAGACACTTTAGAGCTGAGAGTAGCATCTCAGCCGCTCAATGCTTTCCTCAACCAAATTGGCGATTTCTTACCAAGGCTGGTAGGTGCAGCAATATTTTTGGCAGTGGCTTGGTTAATCGCTAGTTTAGTCAAGCTAATTACAATACGCGGATTGCGGGCATTTAGAGTAGACGAACGTTTAAATCCACCACCGCAGGATGCTGATGCAACAGTTAGGCAGAATCGGTTGCCTCTTTCTGATACAATT
This Chlorogloeopsis sp. ULAP01 DNA region includes the following protein-coding sequences:
- a CDS encoding SRPBCC family protein, whose translation is MQVFEQSIDINAPATVVEDCITDPILMHRWLNPALRCEPVGEWNTDIGSKSRFVIQVPFIQPTLNSTVVERRPGLVVWEFEGFFHGRDRWECQPIDKKTRLLNRFEFEIPNPIISWGFKTFAEGWTKEDMQAQLRRLKLVAEEIQQGL
- a CDS encoding SirB1 family protein, yielding MDNSSARQYFYQEIQQPDEYIDLARAALYIAQEEYPNLDVEEYLNALDTMAAELEERLPPQRYPLRIIQSINQYIYQDLRFAGNKTDYYDTRNSFLNDVIDRRLGIPISLALVYIEVSRRIDFPMVGIGMPGHFLIRPDIPEMEIFVDAFNDGEIMFPQDCQEKLAQMYQYPVSIQPEFLAAVTKRQFLARMLTNLKYIYLSQQELEKALAIVERILLLFPDLALELRDRGLLCYQLGRFSQAANDLETYLDITPEAQDAYIIKRLLTKLGRY